A stretch of DNA from Equus asinus isolate D_3611 breed Donkey chromosome 20, EquAss-T2T_v2, whole genome shotgun sequence:
TTGGTAGAAAAGTCTTCAGATCATCCTTTCATTCagtgaaattaaaggaaaataccaATCATTGCACGGATAAGGATGGAATTTCTCCTATGGTTTGAATAGGAGTAAAGTGTTTGAAATTACTGTAAAAAGTCCTTTTTACCAGGTCAACAAGCTTCTTTGTTTCTCtaccttttctttttgtccttcaatATTTTGGCCTTGGCTTGTCCTTGGTTTCTACACAGCTGGTATCATTTTATTCTTAACTTTGTATTTTTGTCCCTTTCCACATTCCCAATCATGCAGAGATCTGTGAGTAGAGGAGCCTCAGAAGTCAGTCAAATAGGACAGGGGAGCAGCTGCGATGGCTTCAGGAATCCTGGTGAACATAAAGGAGGAGGTGACCTGCCCCATCTGCCTGGAGCTCCTGACAGAACCCCTGAGCCTAGACTGTGGCCACAGCTTCTGCCAAGCCTGCATCACTGCAAAGAACAAAGAGTCCAAGATCGACCAAGGAGGAGAGGGCAGCTGCCCCGTGTGCAGAATCACTTACCAACCTGTTAACATGCGGCCTAATCGGCATGTGGCCAACATAGTGGAGAGGCTCAAGGAGGTCAAATTGAGCCCAGAAGAGGGGCAGAAGAGAGATCTCTGTGTGCAACATGAAGAGAAACTCCGGCTCTTCTGTAAGGAGGATGGGAAGGTCATTTGCTGGCTTTGTGAGCGGTCTCAGGAACACCGTGGTCACCATGTGCTCCTCAGGGAGGAGGTTGACCAGGAATATCAGGTAAGAGACcaggatggagaaaagagagggcAGAGAATGATACTTCATGGAAAATATCCACTTTGCAGTCTACTTTAATGACCTTGTCACTATAGCCCTGAGGcctgtgatttcttttcttcctatgtTCACCTTCCGAGGCCTGAAAGCCATTTCTGTGCATTCCTTCCAATTACAAAAGGATAACCCTACAATACAGACTCTTAACCAGAAGTAGATATTTTTGTACCTTGTGCTAGTAGGTGGAGATTTGGTGCCCAAGAAGAGCTCTTATCATCTCTTTGAACAGGAGGGTTAACTGAGCAACTGGGTGTATAAGGATATATGTTCTTTCCTTCCCTTGGGATCACGTTTCTTCTTCTAGGACAAAGAGAATCAGTATTCTCTTGGAAAGGGAATGCTGACTTCCACCACCTAAGTCTTAAAGAACACATTCACCACCTCAGGTTTTCTTCCAAGTCATAGATTCTAATCGCTATTCTCACAGTTCCTGTAAACTCTAGTTTCTCCGGAGAATAGCCTGATTTCATCCTCATTTATCCTATAATTTTATGTTGAGAAGCCCAGTGCTTGACTCTGGTTTGATTCCTCTCTTACAGAACAAGCTCCAGGCTACTCTGCAGGGGCTGAGGGCGAGGCAGCGGGAAGCTGAGGATTTGGAAGCTGAcatcagagaaaagagaactgcCTGGAAGGtaggaggaaacacttcctgaGTGAGTTAGACTGAAATCTGGGCAGGACCTTCGGTGTTACTCAGAAGATGCTCCCTTCCTCTTTGTTCCTGACAGATGATATGTCCAAAATTCATTTGATTAGTCCTCTTCCTTATCCTTTCTGTGACAGGGTTGGGGGTTGAAAAGTGAACATGTTCCAAATGGACATGGATACCAGGAGGGAGGTATTTACTTAGATGCACTCTCCGATGAGGATGGCTAGtgaattctgtttctttcctcatgGTTTTGAGCCTTTGACTCTTCTGGGGGATGACTTTTGGCAATGGCTCTTGGTTCTGTCCTCAGTGTTCAATTTTGGGCAGAGACTAAGGGTGGGAGTCAGAACTAATGCAAGGAGGCTTGACTGTCCTGGAAAGCTGTGTGAAAACTCAGCCACACCCAGGTATCCACTTTGGCTCAGAGTTGACCTCAATAACACAGATTTTTGAGCATTATTTTGGAATATGCTGAAGAGAAAATATTAGGAAAAGTTGGCTTCTTCAAGCATTGCTCCCCTGCTTCTAAGTCACTTCCTTGTGAAAATTTCtcgaagaaaatatttcttttttaggcTCCCAGTCTCTGCCTGAGAACCTGagtatatttctctctttctcattcctgaaGAATCAAATACAAAATGAGAGACAGAGTGTCCAGGCCGAGTTTACCCAAATGAGAGGCATCCTGGACTCTGAGGAGCAGAAGGAGCTGCACAAGCTGGCGAGTGAGGAGGGAACTATTCTACAGAACCTGGCTGAGTCTGAGAAGGAGCTGGTGGAGCAGAAGCAGTTGATGACAACTCTCATCTCAGATGTGGAGCATCGGTTGCAGGGGTCAACACTGGAGATGCTGCAGGTAAACTTGGGAAGAAACCTTGGTGTCTGAGATCTGAGAAGACTGAAGCTTTGTTTGCTTCTCCTCTGTGTTGCTGTGTTCTTTCTGGTGGTGACATAAAGTTTCCTTGGGTCCTTCAGTACCCCATCCCTGCATGTATTTAAGAAGTTATAGGAGTAATTGAAAGCTTGAATAACAAGGGAAAACATCAATTTTATTAATGTATCAGGTGCATTGCGAAAATTTGACATTTGAAAGAAGATCATTTTTCTACAGTGATATTCCATAGGCCACTGTTATATGTGGTGTATGTGAGGCATTTATTAGGTACCTCTTTATGATCCAGCTTAGTAACAGATGAACAAATGCACTTTGAATTCCaagaattttgttgttgttatttttccccCATAGAATGAAGGTGAGTTTTTCCCacactttctttattttttgaaaaagatttgtGAAGAATagatcttatttatctttaaatattcaaTAGAATTCACAAGGTAAGCTATCTCCCTCTGGGCTTGTCTTGTTGGAAAGCTgtaaaaaatgttctttctttataTTAAGTTTATTTAGACTTTTTACAGTTCTTGAGTCAGGTTTTGGTAAGGCATGTCTCTGTAAGACTGTCCATTCTGTCTAAGTTGTCTGGTTTGTATTCATATAGTTAATCATAATAGtcctttataaacttttttatttcaaCAGCACTCACCGTAATAttccctcttttattcctgattttggtgatttgctttttcactttttttcgtggtgagttTAGTAAAGTTcggtcaattttgttgattttttttcaataacatactttattatttcattgatttattatCTGTTTTTTCACCTTTCCAtatcatttacttctgctctcaTCTTTTAATCTCTTCGTTGTGTCCTCATGTGTATATATGAaggtgtgcatgtgtttgtgtgctgGGTTTCGTTTACTGCTCTTTttcgagttttttttttttttaaagtggatcCTAGGTAACTGATTTGAGACTGTGTTTTTTGATATAGTGTTTAATTATAAATGCATTGCTTTAgttgtattttatacattttgattgtttagtttttattttcactcagttcaacttattttaaaatttcctttgttgttttttctgttAACCCTTGGGATACTAGAAAGTATTTTGTCTAGAAAATTTTagtgatttcttaatttttcttctgctgtgGATTTCAAATTTAATTCCTCTGAAATCAgagaacatatattttattaattcaatcttttaaatatattgaagttttgt
This window harbors:
- the LOC106830232 gene encoding tripartite motif-containing protein 5-like isoform X3 — encoded protein: MASGILVNIKEEVTCPICLELLTEPLSLDCGHSFCQACITAKNKESKIDQGGEGSCPVCRITYQPVNMRPNRHVANIVERLKEVKLSPEEGQKRDLCVQHEEKLRLFCKEDGKVICWLCERSQEHRGHHVLLREEVDQEYQNKLQATLQGLRARQREAEDLEADIREKRTAWKNQIQNERQSVQAEFTQMRGILDSEEQKELHKLASEEGTILQNLAESEKELVEQKQLMTTLISDVEHRLQGSTLEMLQDVNGIMKRSETLTLRQPNPLPMKQRRVFRAPDLSGILRLFKEFTDKQCYWDAENCFLLSFREA
- the LOC106830232 gene encoding E3 ubiquitin-protein ligase TRIM34-like isoform X1; its protein translation is MASGILVNIKEEVTCPICLELLTEPLSLDCGHSFCQACITAKNKESKIDQGGEGSCPVCRITYQPVNMRPNRHVANIVERLKEVKLSPEEGQKRDLCVQHEEKLRLFCKEDGKVICWLCERSQEHRGHHVLLREEVDQEYQNKLQATLQGLRARQREAEDLEADIREKRTAWKNQIQNERQSVQAEFTQMRGILDSEEQKELHKLASEEGTILQNLAESEKELVEQKQLMTTLISDVEHRLQGSTLEMLQDVNGIMKRSETLTLRQPNPLPMKQRRVFRAPDLSGILRLFKEFTDKQCYWVRMRLDPVNSRLSNVSFSEDRRQLRPNTNVYQHGDYYDYGVLGSPDIRSGKHYWEVDVSGKTAWMLGVYSRILPEFNLRVSFRPGENYQNVYSRYQPKHGYWVIGLQNHSEYNAFENSASSDPLILTLSLTVPPLRVGIFLDYEAGTVLFFNVTNHGFLIYKFSSCHFSQGIFPYFNPMTCPAPMTLCLPSS
- the LOC106830232 gene encoding tripartite motif-containing protein 5-like isoform X2, translated to MASGILVNIKEEVTCPICLELLTEPLSLDCGHSFCQACITAKNKESKIDQGGEGSCPVCRITYQPVNMRPNRHVANIVERLKEVKLSPEEGQKRDLCVQHEEKLRLFCKEDGKVICWLCERSQEHRGHHVLLREEVDQEYQNKLQATLQGLRARQREAEDLEADIREKRTAWKNQIQNERQSVQAEFTQMRGILDSEEQKELHKLASEEGTILQNLAESEKELVEQKQLMTTLISDVEHRLQGSTLEMLQDVNGIMKRSETLTLRQPNPLPMKQRRVFRAPDLSGILRLFKEFTDKQCYWGPRYHCIAVKTSPTLPVIHKCSVFMCVCLCVSQLEFYYNSGTTT